aatcaacttgaaacttagtacacttgttacTTTTGatctgatctttctaatttttaagccaaattagacttttgaccccaatttcacggtccactgaacatagaaaatgaaagtgggagtttcaggttaaagtttttggtcaaggtagtttttgatgaagctgaagtccaatcaacttaaaacttagtacacttgttgcttatgatatgatctttctaaatttaatgccaaattagataattacccaatttcacggtctatggaacatggaaaaggatggtgcgagtggggcatccgtgtactttggacacattcttgttacaaaAAGATTTCTTAATGACACCAGACAAAATCAACAGTAATATTTAAGTGATATGTCTTCTTATGCAAGAATGTCATACTAAGGCATATTGAATtagataatatgaaaaaaagtctgataatatttaaaaaaaagtttatgtatACAGCCTtcatcattttaatattttttttaactaaataacaTAAATGCCAATAATTTTTCAGAGTGAATACAGAAAAAGAGGATTTACTGAAGTTGTCTCCCCTAATATATACAACAGTAAACTGTGGCAACAATCAGGCCACTGGCAACATTATGATGTAAGTCTGAAATTCAagtcttgtatattttattttaggtataATAACAATGCTACACAGTACATAGGGGAAGGGAGAggcattatattttctatttttgctTTTGTCTGTCCATCCTGTATTATGTTCAAGTGAAAGTTTACAACAAAATTTTGTTATGTCATATTAAAAAAGCTACAACTTTGTCATTTGAAAAGATATCAAGACAAAACCAAAACCTGTATTTGAGGACAGATAGCAAAGAAGTATTTCAGAAAGACTTGATAAAACTACATTTACTACtattttttaaattgcaatatttgaaagaaaatttgaaaaaatcacACCATTCCTCTCTTTAAATTATTGTTGCCAGCTAAGataatactaaatgtatgtttgttttatcATAAAGTACATAAAGAATGCTACATAATTGTCCTGGATATTAGTTAATTCTGCCTTCATCTATTTCAggataatatatttaaatttgaagttgATAAAGAAACATTTGCATTGAAACCAATGAATTGTCCGGGACATTGGTAGGTTTTAATAGTAATAAATAgttattatagctgactatgcggtatgggctttgctcattgttgaaggctttacggtgacctatagttgttaatgtcagtgtcattttggtcttttgtggatagttgtctcattggcaatcataccacatcttcttttttatattaattgttaTTAAAACTGGAAATTATGGTTATATTagaaaaatattagaaaataaagttaaaaaaaaaaacgtttgaaaaGTCATATTTGTGTCCTGACAGTCATAAATATACTATAAATTAAgtctcaaaattttattttgatacttTATGACTTTCTTGAATCCCTTTGCTTGTATGTATGCATAATCACTATTATTTTGCTGTGCTCCATACTAAAATGTTCAAGAAGGACACTTGCTGACATGTCAGTTTTCTAGCTTTATGCTGTTATGTGAGATATTTATCAGTTACTTAGTAATGGTTTACCCCTTACACCTAATTTTCCTCCATCAATAACTTGCAAAGACAGTACTATTTATAGGAAGTATAGTTAGTTAAGGAACATATAACTTAGGAAAAGTAGTCagatttatttcattgttatctTTCCTTGACTtttgaattgaaaatttaaaataattaagatttgtgtatttttgctgtaaatatttatttcaaacaaatcaTGTATATTACAGCCTTATGTTTGATCATAGACCTAGATCATGGCGAGAGTTACCTTTAAGGATGGCAGATTTTGGTGTATTACACAGAAACGAGTTGTCTGGAGCATTAAGTGGTCTCACTCGAGTCAGACGTTTCCAACAAGATGATGCTCACATATTCTGTAGAGAAGATCAGGTTAGcagttatttaattttttagggggtaaaaacaaaagtcaaataaaatatgtGAAATTAAGAGTTAAACTGGAGCAGGAGAAAGAAAAGCAAGTTTGTATAAATGAAGGATGAAATGTTATTATATACCAGGGGCTcttgttatctttctttgtctatCTTTGTTATGCCCAAGGGACATTATGTATTTCTGTCTGTACATCTGTTTGTTTATTGGTCTGTCCCCCTTCAGGTTAAAGTCTtcggttaaaggttttggtcaatgtagtttttgatgaaattgaaactTGCTACACTTTTttcctttgatatgatctttctatgccaaattagaattttgaccccaatttcacagtcaaCTGAACTTAGTAAATGATAGTGCAGGTGGGGCATCCATGCACTAtgtacacattcttgttctttgtATAATGAACAGTATGTTGAATagaaaactgcaaaaaaaaaaatgtaaatttcttTTGAATGCTGAAGTGAcacaattttttcttttatatttgtagATAAAAGAAGAAATGGCTGGCTGTTTAGACTTCATGAAGACTGTATATGATACCTTTGGCTTTTCTTTTGAGTTACAATTATCTACCAGACCAGAAAAATACTTAGGGGAAATAGAAGTCTGGAACGATGCTGAAAAGGTAGGCAAAAACCATTCATGATGAATAGAAATGTGGggttaaagaaaaacaattacaaagaTATTCTAAAGATGTATATAATAATGTGTGTATTTGTTACGACTATAGTTACTAACACATTAAAACTGGTGCATATCATACAGACATCAAGTAATGAACAATGACAGTTGGTTTAGAATAAAACTTTGACATAAGAGATCATTTCAACTTTTGTGAATCAACATTCCGGCAACACCATTTTATGTAAGCTTTGGAACCAATGATAAATTTGGTCATCCCTTCAAAAgatttatttactgaaatacaattATACATTCTCCAAATGTAAAGTCACTGAAATACAAATACAATTGGGTAACTGATACCTAACAACAaggaatttttaaaattaatcacTCTATGAAAATTGCAAAGCATGTTTatgccaggattttttaatttgttggtttatggatccgccgacccgattttgctgatttccagaataaaaataagattgaattttcatgcttttttattcctgctaaccctaacaaatgcatattccctgaaaaatagttaaaatattcttttttttatatgaaatatcacacttccagtttacgtttctaaaaatagacaaatcaattataactgaccttgaaatgttgtTTGTGCAAATAATTTTGCGAAACGAAACaagtgtttaaaaccaattacacaataatataaaaaagaagatgtggtgtgattgccaatgagacaactatccacaaaagaccaaaatgacacagacattaacaactataggtcaccgtacacaataagttcgtttcccatatttgtcatcagtccgtaagatgcatcatctgatagacttgtccaaatgtggacaggtggaagacatcaagttaaagtattgaatatcaaataatcatttggaattttcttgtttcatagataataaaaaaaaaaaaaaacgtccatttggataaaaaaaacgcgaatgcatgacaacagattaaccgGATATTCTCATTTTTCCAATGGACGAGTCTATTatgtttttgacacgtgtgttgaaacttattttcgtaccacgtttttacatttttttcttaatcagttttcgtgcttggagatcataattcaccaagttttctggaattgattaagagctacgggAATCtggttttcttgtttgtgaaatgacgatttaatttcgtctttgtccgtgcaccccccccccttttttttacggGAAATTCTTAGAATGTCATGTGATGTTTATGACAGCTTCgcaataaaatttcatcgaactaaaatctaagaaatgatgacaaaatagcataacaaacatattgttagaaaagggaaatacatatttattttgcatatttttctgttttgcatatttttctgttttgaaagatttttttttcttttttttccgaccgaccgacccgactttttcatggggaaaatccataaaccaacaaattaaaaacccTGGCCTTAATGCTTGATCTGAATTTTAACAGTTTTACTTGTTGAACAGGCATTGACAGAATGTTTAGATGCATCTGGTTTGAAATGGACCCTGAATCCAGGTGATGGTGCTTTCTATGGCCCTAAGGTAAGTGTagatttataattaaaattctatGACCTGAAGGTGTTGATTTCTATTTCATAGGAATGTTTCATTTAAACATAAAGTTTTGAAGATCTGTGTGACCAATAATCTgttattaattttgtgttttaatgaTTTAATCTTTGCAGGAAGTGTCTGAAGTTTGTAGATAAACATGAATAGATTAAAAGGAAATGTGTGGTATAGggaaatgagacagcaaccaaataataacaaaaatcaaCAGTAGATGCCTAGTGGTCAACAATAAGTCTACAACAATAGACCAGTGTATACACAATATTTCAATCCTCTATTTTTCCTGATTCTTTTAAAGTTGTGAATAAATTAAATGTCTTCCATCATCTGCAAATTCTCCAATTCATATCAACACACAAATGGTAAAAGAAAGTCTTGATAACTGGAACAAATTGTTGATTTTAAATTACAGATAGATGTACACATTATGGATGCCTTAAAAAGATCTCATCAGTGTGCTACAATACAGTTAGATTTCCAGTTACCAATCAGATTTAATCTTAACTACAATAGGTAAGATCACATCAGTGTGCTACAATACAGTTAATTTTCCAGTTACCCATCAGATTTAATCTTAACTAAAACACATAAGGTCACATCAATATGCTATAACAGGTTATATTTTACTTAACTTGTTCAGGGGATACATTTATAAGACAGCAATTCAACAACAAAAGGCAGGAAACAAGTGAAATTTTTATGCAtttacaaatttgtttaaaaatttgacAGCAAACCTGAGTCACAGTATAAGAGATGGGTTAATAAATCAAAAGACAGGCAAAGAATAAACTCCCAACTATTTTCTTGATAATTCTTTATTTATACTGTATCATTTATAGTGGTGAAGCTGATGAGAAAAAGAGACCTGTGATGATTCATCGAGCTATTTTGGGCTCTGTAGAGAGAATGGTGGCTGTTCTGACAGAGAATTATGGTGGTAAATGGCCGTTCTGGTTATCCCCTCGACAGTGTGTCATTATTCCTGTAGCACCTGTTTATGATGCGTATGCAGAAGAGGTAAGTCATGTCAAAGTACTATGCTTGTCACTTAAACAATATGTCATTGTATAGCACCTGATTGTTGCTTCAACACAGAAAAGGTTAATACTAGTTGTGGAGTTTGAGCAGTCCTATTATAAACCTTTGTGATTTAagataatatataatacaaaagtAAGGAATTTATTTGACTTTCAGGAAAACATGTGGCTCaagtttttacagatatatcatatAGGTATGGTTTTGCAAGCTCTCCATGCCAAACTTTCTTTATTAAATGCCTGAATTCTTTAAACTATCCAAAACTGTTTCAAAGCAGCATGTTATGATATTTTTAAGTATAATATTTACATAGATTAACAAGAAAAACGATTTCTTTAGAAATTAGGTGTGATGTGATTACAAATGGGACATCTTTGTACCAAAGACAAACATGTGAAAAAGAGATTGCCAATATTTGTCAAAAActatataatactaaaattacgaggtccaatttgtcagcgacatcacgtaaaaacgatgaataaaaaaattcaactttatatataactaatgtagtacaaaggtgtagattaaaaattacaccactccaggcccttttgttttccacgtaattaatattgccaataattaagaagttccgggtcgagtccgataccgataccaatagtatattcacctgttaccgattaccttatctgtacgttccgcatctgacaggcgtatctataatactaaaattacgatggtccaatttgtcagccgtcatcagtaaaaacaacaaatcaaagaattcaactttatatataactagtatagtacaaaggtgtagattaaaaattacaccactccaggcccttttgttttccacgtaattaatattgccaataattaagaagttccgggtcgagtccgataccgatactaatagtatattcacctgttaccgattaccttatctgtacgttccgcatctgacaggcgcaccaccaaacggtgtattcaggattaatatgctatatagtattacacgggtcataatcacagggttgacactacttaattgtcaaattgttacctattgtagtattttaatcagttagactttctaagataacaatacgaatactaaaaatctggactaaaataaggcgtataggtacaggtttcaatttgttagcgggcatgacgtaaaacagcgaatcaaaaaattcaactttatttataactaatataggacaatgctgttgattaaaaagtactccattccaggaccttttgttttccaaataattaatattatcaataattgataagttccagttcgacgggttcaaacagaaagatttgaaagcagagaaaactgtgtatcttataatcggcatgactttatcagatgacaatactaatactaaaataaggcttgcgcatagttatatactttaatttagtcacggacccgcgatatcacgggtgtgttctagttgtatatataagtattgtattCACAGGTAAAGAAGCAGATCCATGATGCTGGATTTCTCTGTGATACTGATGTGGACCATAGCACTACACTTAATAAGAAAATCAGGAATTCCCAATTAGCACAGTATAACTTTATATTGGGTATGTATACCACATCTCTATTCTTAATAAGAAAATCAGGAATTCCCAATTAGCCCAGTATAACTTTATATTGGGTATGTCTGtcattttattacattatttgtttcaattttattgtaatattGTTCTTTAAATACAATGTATGATACATGGAAGATAAATACATCTCTGGTATACTCCATAAGAAACAACGGAACTTGTTGTCAGTAATTATTAACATGAATATCAGAGAACAAtgctaaatatatttaaatatttattttcttattcacCGCAATTCCAAACAGAATTGAATATCACTTTGCATCCATGAAACACCTTAAATATTCTACTGTTGGAGAGTTTTCATTCTAAAATTCATGGTAAATACATCTGCAAATAAATGTGAAATAAGTTTTAACTGTAAATGGTATAGTACTGTTTTATTATTGGAGTTGGTAGAAATTATTCCTCCTAGAATAAAATTTTAATGCCATGGATTCATGAGTTGTTAGAAATAGAATCAGAGTTATTGACACCAACACatagtaaataatttaaaaataaattgaatattaATTGTGTTTCAGTTGTTGGAGAGAAGGAAGTTGGTAACAAGACTGCTAATGTCCGTACCAGGGACAACAAAGTACATGATGAACACAGCATAGAGAAAATTATTGAACGATTTACAGAATTCAAAAACTCTAAATGTTTAGACTCggaaaacttttaaacaactgaCATTTTAGATAATTTATTGCTGGCTTTTAGTTGTCTGTATGTCTGACACTAGTGCTATATTTAGTCCCCATCATCAAACCTAGATCTTCTAGCATTAAAGACTTGAGATATCAGTGgcagatctagaaattttcataagagggggcccactgactgcctaagaggggggggggggggattccgtcacgcttcagtgattccctaaataaccaaccaaattttttctgaaaaaggggggggggccccCTTCCCCCCCTAAATCGGCCTCTGGATATTTTATAGAAATGTCACTGCTAGATGTCATGGTCAAATCATGGgtttgttctgttaaattgtcatTATGCAAATTGTATGTTCTTTTCTAAAGCATTgcacagaaataaaataaaacattaaaacaaaacaataaatatgtcCTTCTGAATCTGCTGCATACATATTGTAACAACAAACAGAtgataacaatgaaatatttttgtgtttattcatCAAAGACTGTTTGAAGTTCAGTTATTCATTAGAAAAATAAAGTCAATTTTATGATTATAACACTTTTCTAACTTGAATTTATGTTCTTTACATCACATTCAGTTTATTTAAAATTCTACAAAGATGTTGACATTTCATTTAATGACAATGTGCAGGTAAAGAAAATAATTGTAAAGAATAAAGACTGCAAACTTTCATTTGTAAACAGggagaaaataaatgaaacaaacagTAGGTAATGCATTTGTTAATTGTCTTGTTAATGATTTGTTTATCTGTACTTTTAAAGTGCAGCTTATAATGAGTTTAATTGTAATCTGATTTTATGAATGGTGTATGATTTGTATACAAGGTTGGttatggaggaaaataaatcatGGCTACAGGAAATTAGGATTAACCCTAAATCATTGGAAATCACTGAAACCTTGTTTGCTGGTATggtgaatttttcaaaatgtcaaatGAACATTAGACtcttcattttattttctcaATACTACTTAAACAAATTGACTGAAAATGATCACCAGCTCAAAAGTTGTGATTTTGGAATCTGCAAGACACACTACCTTGTTTTACTAGTGAGGGAACACGTAACTTAATGAGGGTATACATAGCATACTAGGATATACTTACACAGTAGGGGTATACATAGTACAACAACACTTgcattatttttgtgtttataattaaaaagatacggtaaaaatcatctgttaactaaaataaaataaataaaaaataatagttattgtttgaagtatatatatgatatggtTATTTAGAAAATGAATTAGAAGTAGAAATTTCAATAGAAGGGAAAATATGGCATTTGGGTATAGCAATATAATTAATTCATGTTACCACGGAATTGCACCTTTAAGTAAAAGTACAAATTCTGTCACTTGGTGAAAAAAGATCATATCTAAATTAAGTGATAATTGATATGTTTGTATTTTATGTCTGTTGTATGTTAAATTATGACATGAAATAAAATTCTTgaatttctttttaataattgaGTTTTGCCTTACCTGATGTGTTGGTTTTCCCGAGCTTTCAACAGTAATTAGTCCACTCTGTTTCCTTCATAGGATTGTTGTAAGTTGCATATATCTCTTTTGGTGTTCATTTGGCCTCTGCACCTTACTTGCTCAATCACTTTTAAGTGACATGAAGTTTTGAACctgttattttgatattttatgttgAGTGATTTAAGAGGGAACTGTAGTAGTGTTGTGTTGAA
The window above is part of the Mytilus galloprovincialis chromosome 4, xbMytGall1.hap1.1, whole genome shotgun sequence genome. Proteins encoded here:
- the LOC143071704 gene encoding threonine--tRNA ligase 1, cytoplasmic-like isoform X2 — its product is MTENVEKKMENMDISSEKKGSQGKKEKKKKGGGGTGDNAHPALKEISPPPEFLAYRLKLWDKLKKESDEFIAAQPNTPIKITLPDGKQVDGECWKTTPYEVAKGISQGLADNCVVAKVNGDLWDLDRPFEKDADLQLIKFEDKDGQYVFWHSSAHMLGEAMEKLYGGHLCYGPPVDGGFYYDMWSEERQVSGHDYPAIETAVKGIVKEKQPFERLEMKKEDLLKMFEYNKFKQRIINEKVTTPTTTVYRCGPLIDLCRGPHVRHTGKVKAFTVTKNSATFWEGKADAESLQRIYGISFPDTKQMKEWKHIQEEAAKRDHRKVGKEQELFFFHEWSPGSCFFLPKGAHICNTLIDYIKSEYRKRGFTEVVSPNIYNSKLWQQSGHWQHYDDNIFKFEVDKETFALKPMNCPGHCLMFDHRPRSWRELPLRMADFGVLHRNELSGALSGLTRVRRFQQDDAHIFCREDQIKEEMAGCLDFMKTVYDTFGFSFELQLSTRPEKYLGEIEVWNDAEKALTECLDASGLKWTLNPGDGAFYGPKIDVHIMDALKRSHQCATIQLDFQLPIRFNLNYNSGEADEKKRPVMIHRAILGSVERMVAVLTENYGGKWPFWLSPRQCVIIPVAPVYDAYAEEVKKQIHDAGFLCDTDVDHSTTLNKKIRNSQLAQYNFILVVGEKEVGNKTANVRTRDNKVHDEHSIEKIIERFTEFKNSKCLDSENF